The genomic DNA atagccgaatcactttgctgtacagcagaaattaacacaacattgtaaatcaactatacttcaataaattttttttaaaaactacataagTAAATGGGCagggctatgttccaataaaactttatttataaaaaaataaataataaatcttcatTCTGatcattcaaaaaaagaaagtggaattcaaaaaggaaaaacaatgatcTTGAAGTACCAATTCTCGATAATTAGAAAATGCCACTTAAGATCCAGAATCAATGGCCCATTGAGTTATTGCTaactgactttaaaaaagaaatagagaaaaaaaagactgccCAGGCGGTAAAAATGCAAGACCCAGAATCTTGGTCATCTGAGCTGTGCAGTGGGGAAAACCAGTAGGAACCTCAGAGTTGTAGTCATGGGTACTTAACTGTTCATATTTGGGGATAGAGTTTGAGGGGAGATGGAACTGTTTTCGATGCAGCACTGGACTTCTGAAGAAATCGTGAGAGCTGATCTGAATGCAGAGCCACAGGTGAGGTGAGGTGGCTCTTTTGTGGTGTCCTGATTTCAGAGAGTGGTAGAAGTGGAATGATCCATTTACCATGCCATTTTCCAGCGGACAAATATCTTAAATATATAGGGTTTATCATGAAATTGTATTAGACTAATAACTTTTCTGATTAGGAAAACAATACATACACATTAGAGGAAATTCAGAAAAGagtagaagaacaaacaaaaatcatttaaaatcttgCCATTCAGAAAATGCCTCTGTCTGAAattttttgtatctatttttgGCCTTTTCTTGTcacatgtgatttttaaataaaatttggatCAGACTCTagatgttgtttttctttttatttatttttaattaaaaaaatttttttttttttttttttttttggctgccccacatggcttgtgggatctcagttccctgaccagggattgaacctgggccctcagcagtgagagcacggagtcctaatcactggatcgccagggaattccctagatgctgttttttaatttttattatttaaaaaaaattttttttttaccacgcagcatgcgggatcctagttccccaaccagggatcgaacccgtgctccctgcagtggaagcatggagtcccaactgctggaccaccaaggaagtccctagagGCTGGTTGTAAATAACAGCTTTGTTCAGATACAGTTTACGTACCGTGCGGTTCACCTgcttgaagtgtacaattcagtggtctTTAGCGTAGTCACGGCTGTGCACCCATCACCACAGTCCACTTGAGAGAAGACTTTGCACCTCCCCCAAGAAAAACCCTGCACCCGTTAGTAGCCACTCACTCTTCATTCCACCCCACTGgttccccccttccttccatcccagccctaccactaatttactttctgtctctatagattggCCTATTCCAGACagttcatgtaaatgaaatcgtACAGTACGTGGtcttctgtgtctttaatttaACATAGAGCTTtgaaggctcatccatgttgtagtctGTATCAGAGTTTCCTTTTATTGACAAATAacatcccattgtatggatatactatgttttgtttatccattcctcagttgatagacatttgggtggTTCCCACTTTTTGTCTGTTACGAACGATGCTGCTGTGTGCAAGTCTAACCATTTGGGACCTCATAGTTTCTTCTAAGTTTGcaggaaattcttacaaaaacagCTTCCACATCTCTTATTTCcttaaagtaaatttataaaagtagaattgctgactGCAAGGACCTTACGTTTTACAGCCCTTGTCAGATGGTGTCTAGGAAGACTGCATTAACTCTCTGTAATCGCTTCAGCGTTGTTAGCCTACGTGTGATCGGTGATCGTTTATTTAATATCACGTGCTATAAAATGAGAGTCCATGGAGTGTTGAAAAGACTGTATCCCTGCCATCAAGATGCTTATGTTCACGTTTAAACCAGATGGGCAGATACAGATCCAAGGGTATTTGGTAGGCAAGGTTATGTGCATTAtgtggagagaaaaagagactggTTAGATAAAGTGAACATTTGCCTGCCCAGGATGAGATTCACACAGACATAACCATTAAGCAATTTTTTACacctaaaagtaaaaaaaaaaaaagaagaaaaaagttaatggaACCGAACTCTGGCCTAGGGACCTGTTAGTCCAAAGTCTTAAATCCTCTGGACTACAGAGTCGGAACCTTGACCCCGTTGTTCAGGAGAGTCAGATGTCAGCACAGTGTGGCCTGTTGACTTTGCGGCCCATCTGACCTGGATCCAGCCGCCTCCCAACCTGTGCCGCTTCATCGTTTCTTTAGATTCCTTGGGACTTCTAAACAGCATCCACTTTTGGCCCTGTTTCTCATGCTTTTATATTCAGAAAAGTACTACTTCAAGACTGTAACATCAGCAAGGAGTTCAGTGAAATAGCTGAACATGGGGGAGAATAGTCCAGCCTCCTCAGCCTTCCCCCATTGACGCTGACACTGGCATGTTTTCATCCCCAACATAACCACCAAATTCCACAAAAAGCAGTTGACTAATCTTGATTTGGAAAGAtcattcatttgtaaaattagagGTGGGAAAGTTACAGCAGATCTTTCAGCATGCTTCTTTTAAGCAACTGTTAACGCAGAAGCTATTTACAGggccatatattttttttttttaactactgagAATCAAACTTTTGAGGCTAAACCATACTACATGGCAGATTGCATTTCCTAATCCATTGCACCCATTTTTATTACAAACTCTTTCTCTGCATAGGTAACGGGCAGAGAGTGCTGTGCTCCTATCAGGAAGCTGCGCCTGGCAAACGCAAGTTTGAGAAAACGGAAACCTCTTTTTTCTTTGCAGCCGTAACAAGATGTCTGACAAGAAGCAGATAGCTGCCAGAGCTTCCCTTATTGAGCAACTGATGTCTAAAAGGAATTTTGAGGCTCTGGGCAACCACCTCACTGAGCTAGAAACTCTGCGTGTGACTCCGGAGCATCTCCAGGAGACAGGTGTGGTCAGGGCTGTGTACAGAGTCCTCAAAAACTGCCCCACGGCGGCTTTGAAAAAGAAAGCCAAGTGTTTGCTGTCAGAATGGAAAGCTCTGTATAAGGATGCTCGCTGCAAGCCCCGGGGCAGCCCTAAACTATTTCCTCCAGgtggaaataaagaagaaaatcaaggaCTTTCTCCTGACCCAAATCAGGATGAGATACGGGGCAGCTCCCGCTGTCATTCTCTGCACGCATCCCAAGATGTTGCAGGAGCTGTTGAAAGGATCGTGCCAGAAAATAGCCCTGGTGGAGCGGAGCCTAAGGCAGCGCATCTCAGGGCCGGTGACCCTCAATCCCCCGACGAGAGAGCGAGTGAGCAGCCAGATCCTGCAGCGCCCGTGAGAGCCAGATGCACAGAGCTGCTGTATGAAGCTCTAACTAGTCCTTCCACAGAGCAGCCCAGAGCCGATCTGTGGCACAAGTTTGCACGAGAAATCGAAGAGCACATTTTTACCCTTCACTCCAAGAAcctcaaaaaatataaaacttgcaTCCGAAGCAAAGTTGCCAATCTGAAAACCccccacaagtctcacttacagcaAAACTTGCTCTCTGGGACCATGTCTCCAAGGGAATTTGCCGAAATGACCGCCATGGAAATGGCCAGCCACGAACTGAAGCAGTTGAGAGCCTCCTACACGGAATCTGGCATACAGGAACATTACCTGCCCCAAGTGGTGGAGGGCACACCGACCAAGAAAATAAAGTGCCGACGCTGCGAGAAATTCAATTGCCAGGTCACCGTCATCGCCAGAGGGACACTCTTCCTTCCAGGTTGGGTGCAGAATTCAAGCCCAGATGAAGAAATGATGACCTATGTAATCTGCAATGAATGTGGGGAGCAGTGGTACCATAACAAGTGGGAGTGCTTGTAATTGTAATAAATGTTCTCTTAACAGATAACTGGAGTGATCCCTTTTATTCATACCACCCTTTTacgcttattttttaaatcttgtacacactatttttttttaattgaggtataatttatatatatatataaaataacctataatggaaacatatatgtatattctttttcagattcttctccattataggtttttagaagatactgagtatagtttccagcgctctacagtaggtccttgttgtttatctattttatatatagtagtgtgttagACACACTACTCTCAAAACTATCCTAcgaagaaggaaagaaggttgTTTGCTGAAGCTCACACCACGGTCACTAAAAGTTGATAGTTTGGGGAAGGAGAGTAGACGCCTGTTTGCATTGTGCTTAGAGGCTACTTAGTACTTTGCTGTACTCTGAGTATTCTTGGGAACAGCTTAGCATAAGCTAGGAGCccgttagaaatgcagactctcctGCCCCGTGCTTCTGAATCTGCATCTGCATTTTGGCAGGATCCCCAGGTGATCCTGTTCAAGGTCACTGGAGAAGTGCTGCTTCTGCAGTAGGCCTGTAGTTCCCAGCACTGGCTGCATATTAGCAGGACCTGGGGAGCTTTGAAAACCCACAGAGCTGAGGACCCACCCTGGGACAACTACATCTGGATCTGTGGGATGCAGCCCAGGCATcaacattttggttttaattcctCAAGTTATTTTAAGATGCAGTCAGAATTGAGAACTACTCATCCATAGGCTCTCACTTGATCCTTTTGTCACcttgaagaaaagaaagttattctATACACTTCACAGTTGAGGAAACATCCACAGAGGTGCCATGACTCGCCCCAGTGACACTCCATAAATAGTCAAACCTGAACTGCTGCCGGATTTTCTTCCTTCCAGTTCCCTGTCCGAGACCGCTTCAGTATTGACTTCTGAGAAATACAGTCCTGGAGATGTGGAACTAAATGAATAGTGTCTTCAAGCGCTAACATAGGGGAACAAGAGCTTTGTTATCgtcccctctcttttctcttctcacttTACAGGTCTCCCATGGACCCTGATACAGTCCTGGAGATGTGGAACTAAATGAATAGTGTCTTCAAGCGCTAACATTGGGGAACAAGAGCTTTGTTATCgtcccctctcttttctcttctcacttTACAGGTCTCCCGTGGACCCTGAAATTACCCTGTGACGAATCCCACGGTTAGAATCTTATTTCCAGTCCTCTTGCTCGGTCGAAGGAGTCACGTATTTGTTTCCTTCACACAAGTTCTCCAGGGTTTATAAACTCTTTATGACATTAGGTTTCTGATGGTAGGGAGTCTTCATGTTATCAGGGGTTAGGTCTgtaggggagggggaaaaaacctGTAGCTGGGACCCCGAAAATTAGACTGACGAAAGACAGATTAACCAGAGAAAAGTAGTTTATATGTGCAGCACGCATACCCGCAGGAGAAATTCGGTGATGCGTAACTCAAAGGGATGGTTAGAACTTGGGCTTATATAGCATTTTAAGAAAGAATAGTATGTTTGTAGAGAAGtaacaagacaaaggaaaagggctTTAGGCTTTTAGTGGCAGCAAACTCTGGGAAggtgaatttgtgtgtgtgtgtcggggggtgggggggtggaaacTAATGGAAGACAGTGGTCATTTAGTAAGGTTTGTTTGTGTAGGCCCTTTCCGGCGCCATCTTGCCTCCAGTGATGAGGTATTTACCCCCTTCCTGGTAGGGAATTCACAAGGGGAATTTGTGTTCTGTTTTCAGGCAGGTAGCCGGAGGGCAGAGAGCTCATCCTGTGTTTGctttttctcatttgctttcaGCTCCGAATGATCCTTATGCCATTATATTTTGGGGGTGGCACGCTCTGAAC from Balaenoptera acutorostrata chromosome X, mBalAcu1.1, whole genome shotgun sequence includes the following:
- the TCEANC gene encoding transcription elongation factor A N-terminal and central domain-containing protein, encoding MSDKKQIAARASLIEQLMSKRNFEALGNHLTELETLRVTPEHLQETGVVRAVYRVLKNCPTAALKKKAKCLLSEWKALYKDARCKPRGSPKLFPPGGNKEENQGLSPDPNQDEIRGSSRCHSLHASQDVAGAVERIVPENSPGGAEPKAAHLRAGDPQSPDERASEQPDPAAPVRARCTELLYEALTSPSTEQPRADLWHKFAREIEEHIFTLHSKNLKKYKTCIRSKVANLKTPHKSHLQQNLLSGTMSPREFAEMTAMEMASHELKQLRASYTESGIQEHYLPQVVEGTPTKKIKCRRCEKFNCQVTVIARGTLFLPGWVQNSSPDEEMMTYVICNECGEQWYHNKWECL